In a single window of the Podarcis raffonei isolate rPodRaf1 chromosome 14, rPodRaf1.pri, whole genome shotgun sequence genome:
- the LOC128401854 gene encoding uncharacterized protein LOC128401854, with product MGSSLTTPQQKFLKDLKFLLSSNKLEVPEGDLIQLILCIHEHCPWFPVDGTWELKHWDKIGTHFHGHPSIGVRILNAWCKVRYAMGSLSPKNISMAALPTQPSASLIQPAVLPCVPALALPAAPEPKPPDYSSSPEDPILQKYRGLAGNDPALSAAEPATPFQCAVLACSLIQDNMAFPVIVPPAGAPAGTQAQLLVPDDIKLLAGTVLPPSAGVLFAHEWEIACRAYAPALLQQARGNNPNLTLAYVIDAMMGRGPLAQASVQATLLQILLRDTALAAQQAMRKIPEPTSIQSRWGSIRQEQWPPPKEKSAAMAPSRF from the exons atgggcagctctttgactactccccaacagaaatttttaaaagacttaaaatttctcctctcctccaacaaattggaagttccagagggtgatttgatacagcttaTTCTGTGCATTCATGAAcattgtccctggtttcctgTGGATGGAacatgggaattaaaacattgggataagatcgggacacattttcatgggcaccCCAGCATAGGTGTTcggattttaaatgcatggtgcaaggttcgttatgccatgggctctttatcaccaaaaaatatctccatggctgcattgccaacacaaccttcagcttctttaattcagcctgctgtcctgccatgtgttccagcacTCGCTTTGCCAGCAGCTCCAGAACCCAAACctccggactacagttcctcaccagaggacccaatcctgcaaaaataccgtggtctggctggaaatgaccctgctctttcagcagcagaaccagctaccccttttcaatgtgcagtccttgcctgttccttaattcaggataatatggcattccctgttattgtgccccctgctggtgctccagcaggaactcaagcccagctGTTGGtgccagatgacatcaagcttttggcagGTACAGTTTtgcccccatcagctggtgtattattTGCCCATGAATGGGAAATCGCCTGCCGTGCTTATGCTCCAGCATTATTACAACAAGCAAGAGGGAATAATCCTAACCTTACGCTTGCATACGTCATAGATGCCATGATGGGGCGTGGCCCCCtcgctcaggcttcagtacaagccacactgctgcagatcttattgagggatactgctcttgctgctcaacaagcaatgagaaaaatcccagaacccacCAGTATCCAGTCTAGGTGGGGTTCAATCAgacaagaac agtggcctccaccaaaagaaaaatccgcagcaatggcaccatctcgtttttga